Part of the Aestuariirhabdus haliotis genome is shown below.
TAAACGCTGTCTTTGTTACTCATGAGCATGGCGACCATATCAAGGGGGTCTCGGGTTTGGCCCGTCGGTATGATCTACCGGTCTACCTCAGTGCTGGCACCCGGTATGTTGGCAAGCTGGAGAAAGTTGACAATATACAGGTGATTGCCGACCAGGCACCCGTTGTCATTGGAGATATCGAAGTGCATCCCGTCGCGGTACCGCACGATGCCCGTGAGCCGCTACAGTACCGCTTTTCTGCCGATCAATGCACTGTCGGGGTATTGACCGACCTGGGTTGTATTACGCGTCATGTGGTCGAATCTTTTCGGTCTTGTGACGGGTTGCTGCTGGAGTGCAATCATGACCCTTATCTGTTGTCTTCCGGACCTTATCCGCCATCCTTGAAGCGTCGGGTTGCTGGCAGCTACGGGCATCTCAGCAATGAGCAGGCGGCAGAGCTATTGTCTTTGGTTGACCGACAGCGCCTGCAGCATCTGGTGATTGCTCATATCAGCGAACAAAATAACCTCACTGAGAAGGTTCTTGAGCAGCTGTTGCCTTATATCGATGAGGCTCGGCTGACCTTTGCTAATCAGGAGCAAGGATTTGACTGGATCAGGGTAACCGCCAGCTGATCTTTGAAAGGGTATTCCCTGACAGTATTTCTCACGGGGCCGAGTTGTTTGGCGTTGTAACCGAACATTTCGCACTACTCGGCGCATAGTCCTCGCTTTGAGTGTTTAGCCACCTATTGTCCTTAAGCGCTCGTTAGTATTGAGTCAACTGATCCGATGCATGGGTGAGGACTTGTTGTTAAGCCAGCCTTCAGTTGTGCTAGTCAGAAAGGTTGTTCTCGCGGTCGTTTTCTACCGGTTTTACTGGGCTGTAGGGCTGTTGGCGTATTTTTCTATCCACAATGAGCCAGGGTAGGTGGAAGGGGGCAGGCAGAGAGCCATTATAGTTATTTGCTAGTCTTCTTGTGAGAATGATTAAAGCTCCATAACTTGTTGAAAATATTAGGCTTTTTCTGGGGTGGTTGGGTCTAAAGTTGTATTTTGGTTAAAAAACAATCAATTCGAGGTGGTGGTTATCAAAGTGCGGGATAAGGGTAGTTCTACCGCTGCAATTAACAGACTTATCCACAGAATTTGTGGGTATTTTACAATTCAGTGACAAGCGCTGGTTAGCCGCTCGAAAGCGGCGCGGTCATCGAGCTTTATGCGTTATCCAGCCTGGAGCTATCTTCGCCGCCAAGCGCTTCAATAACCTGTTCAAGAAGATCGCAAAGGCAGGCACTCATCAGGGAGAAGTCGGCATCAAAACGGCTGGCAGCATCTTCCCCTCCCTGATCGCTGGCTTGTTCCTGTATCTCCTCGCCAAAGCGCAATCTTTTAAGGCTGAAATCATCATTCAAGAGAAAGGAAAGCTGATCATTCCAGCTTAGAGCCAGTTTGTTAACCTGCTTTCCGGCGTCGAGGTGAATAGCAATCTCCTCGCCGGTCAAATCATGGCGCTTGCAACGAATAATTCCGCCTTCATCGCCGGGCTCACTGAGCTCGGCTTCATCGCCTAACTCAAACCCGGCAGGCGTCTGATTGAGCCACCCTGTCATCACGCTAGCTGGAGACTGTTTCAGCGCAGGAGGTACGACCGGTAGGCTACCCAGGTTGCCGCGCAGATAGCTTACCAGCTCTTCTGCTTTTTTCATGGACGATGCGTCGACCATTAGCAGTCCTTGCCGTGGAGCAATAAAAGCAAATGTCGTACTGTTGCGCGTAAATGCCCTGGGCATCAACTCGAAGGTGATCTCTTCTTTAAGAGTATCTCGCTCTTTCTTGTAGAGTTTGCGGTGCTCGGCGTCTTCAATCTGCTGAACTTTTTCAGAGAGTATTTCGCGCACTACGCTGGCGGGTAGTAACTTCTCCTGTTTACGCGCACAGAGCATCAAGTAGCCGTTAGTGCTGTGTACCAGCAGCTCACTCTGCTTGCCCAGCGGGGGTACCCACCCGAAACTGGATAGATCCTGCTTTCCACAGGGTTTGAAAGCGCCTTCGAGTAACTGTTTTTCAAGGGACTCTGCGCTGTCGGTAAAGGGCTTCGTGAAACGGTAAACAATCAGATTCTTAAACCACATAATCGCTGTTCTGTGCTCTCCAAAATTGGGCGCATATGGTAGCAGAATCGGATTAGCGGGATGGATTTTTTTCTTACTCGAGCGATTTGGAAAAAAGTAGGGGTGAACGGTTGCGTTCCATTCGGGTTGCTGCGTATAATTCGCGCCGTCCAACACGTGGGTGATTAGCTCAGCTGGGAGAGCATCTGCCTTACAAGCAGAGGGTCGGCGGTTCGATCCCGTCATCACCCACCACTTTGGAGCGGTAGTTCAGTTGGTTAGAATACCGGCCTGTCACGCCGGGGGTCGCGGGTTCGAGTCCCGTCCGCTCCGCCATTATTAACTCCGGGTTGATAGTGGGGATAGATGTAATGACCTTTATAGAGAAGATTTTGGGTGATTAGCTCAGCTGGGAGAGCATCTGCCTTACAAGCAGAGGGTCGGCGGTTCGATCCCGTCATCACCCACCAATTCTTTTCGGAGCGGTAGTTCAGTTGGTTAGAATACCGGCCTGTCACGCCGGGGGTCGCGGGTTCGAGTCCCGTCCGCTCCGCCAACTCCCCTGAATCTCTTTTTAGCGTTCTTATTTGCAGTTTAATCTGCAGACTTGAGCTGCGTCTCTTATTGTTTAAAAAGCCTGCTTCGAGCCTTTACAGGCTGTTTCTCTTCGTGTTATGCACATTACTCATTTTTTTTCTCAGCACAATACTTTATGTAGATAAGCCATTATTTATCTTTTGTTTGTCCTAACCTATTGAAAAATAAAGAAAAATAAATGATCAAAAAACGTACAATCTGTATTCCTGTGCTTGTTTGTGCAGTTTCAGACGTTTTTTCATATGTTGTCCCCATATCTATCCACAGATTTTGTGGACAACCTTTTACGCATAAAAAGGGAATTTTATGGAGCACGCTGTAGCCCCCGAAGTAAAGCTGTTACTGATCGATGGTATGAATTTGGTGCGTCGAATTTATGGTGCCCAACAGTCTGTGGATAAGCTGGAAGAAACCTTATTAGCTTCACTCAGAAGAGCCGTTCGTGAGTATCAGGCCACCCATCTGATAATGGTTATGGATGGGAGCGGACCTACCTGGCGTCACCAGCTTTATGCTGACTATAAATTGGGACGCAAGCCGATGCCGGAAGATCTGCAGCGCTTCATGCCAGCATTACTTGAATGGTTGGTCCATCAGGGCGTTGCTCTTATAGATCAGCCTTCTACGGAGGCGGATGATATTATTACGGCGCTTGTCATTCGCCTGCAGGGCTTAGCCGTCAAGATCAGGGTGTTATCAACGGATAAGGGCTTTTTGCCACTAATAAATGAACAGGTGTCTGTGAGAGATCATTTCCGTTCATTTGATTGGAATCATCAGGCGATTCGTGAGCGTTTCGGGGTGTCCCCGGGGTTACTTCGAGATTATTGGGCGCTCTGCGGTGACAGCAGTAACCATATCCCCGGGGTCGATGGGGTAGGGCCCAAGAGGGCCAGCGAGCTGATTAATCACTATGGTAGTTTGCGCAATGTGCTGGCTGAAGCGGAGCAGATGCCCGGCCGTATTGGGGAGCTGTTGAGAGCGCAGCATCAGCAGGCCGATCTGAGTCGCCGTTTGTTGGAGCCAAAAGTGGATTTTCCGTTAACCGGCAATTTGCAAAACTATCGAATTGATCCGCGATTGTGTACCTGAGGACAAGAAGTTCCCCGCCGCTGGCAGTACGCTGTATCGACTTCTTGTGGGTTATGGATGGCATCTGGGTTGTGGGGACGGCAAAAGCAAAAAGCCCGCAGGGTGCGGGCTCTTGGCAAGCGTATGCAGGAGTAACGTTAGGCCGCGTTGGCCGCTACTCTTTGCCGCATATTGATGAAATCCAGCAGGATATTACCGGCTTCCTTTACGAACGCGTCTTCATCTTCTTTTTGCTCCTGACGGTGAGGCGCGGGGCCCTTGTCTTCATTATCGACGTTCAGGGTTTCAAGAGGCGCTTCACCACGAGCCTCCCGGTAGCGATTTTCAATACTCAGCCTCTGTTTCTTGAGGTTTTCGTACTGATCTTTTCTTGCCTGGCTGTTGAGTAACAGGCTGGTACGTGTGTCCTGCTCTTGGCGCAGCTGGGTTTGCTCCTGTAGATAGGTAAAATCAGGGTCGTTGGCTGCCCGTTGGTTGTGTCGGCGCTGGAGCTTTTGCAAGTAGGGCTCTGTGGGCTCCAGGCCCATATAGGCGACGGGTCGAATCTGGTCCCAGGGCAGGGCGTCATCAAGGGCGCTTTCACCAATTTTGCTGCTGTCATAGAGCGACGGGAAGTGGATGTCAGGGACGACGCCTTTGTGCTGGGTGCTTTTACCAGAAATGCGGTAGAACTTGGCCAGGGTCAATTTAAGTTGCCCATGGTTGAGTGGTTGTATGGTCTGCACGGTGCCTTTGCCGAAGGTCTGCCCGCCAATGATCAGTGCCCGCTGATAGTCCTGCATGGCACCGGCAAAGATCTCTGATGCCGATGCGCTGAGGCGATCGACCAGAACCGCCATGGGGCCGCCATAGACCAGATTGCCATCCGGGTCCTGCTGTACATCGATTCGTCCGCGACCGTCTCGTACCAGAACGGTTGGGCCGCCTGGGATAAAGAGACCGGTCAGTTCGTTGGCTTCTTGCAGTGAGCCGCCACCATTGCCACGAAGATCAACGACCAGACCATCCACGTTTTCTTCTTCCAGTTCTTTAAGGAGGCGTTTTACATCACGGGTGGTGCTTTTGTAGTT
Proteins encoded:
- a CDS encoding 5'-3' exonuclease H3TH domain-containing protein — translated: MEHAVAPEVKLLLIDGMNLVRRIYGAQQSVDKLEETLLASLRRAVREYQATHLIMVMDGSGPTWRHQLYADYKLGRKPMPEDLQRFMPALLEWLVHQGVALIDQPSTEADDIITALVIRLQGLAVKIRVLSTDKGFLPLINEQVSVRDHFRSFDWNHQAIRERFGVSPGLLRDYWALCGDSSNHIPGVDGVGPKRASELINHYGSLRNVLAEAEQMPGRIGELLRAQHQQADLSRRLLEPKVDFPLTGNLQNYRIDPRLCT
- the rdgC gene encoding recombination-associated protein RdgC, whose translation is MWFKNLIVYRFTKPFTDSAESLEKQLLEGAFKPCGKQDLSSFGWVPPLGKQSELLVHSTNGYLMLCARKQEKLLPASVVREILSEKVQQIEDAEHRKLYKKERDTLKEEITFELMPRAFTRNSTTFAFIAPRQGLLMVDASSMKKAEELVSYLRGNLGSLPVVPPALKQSPASVMTGWLNQTPAGFELGDEAELSEPGDEGGIIRCKRHDLTGEEIAIHLDAGKQVNKLALSWNDQLSFLLNDDFSLKRLRFGEEIQEQASDQGGEDAASRFDADFSLMSACLCDLLEQVIEALGGEDSSRLDNA
- a CDS encoding MBL fold metallo-hydrolase, with translation MQFSSIGSGSKGNGTLVRHADTLLLVDCGFSLKETLLRLEMRGVTADQLNAVFVTHEHGDHIKGVSGLARRYDLPVYLSAGTRYVGKLEKVDNIQVIADQAPVVIGDIEVHPVAVPHDAREPLQYRFSADQCTVGVLTDLGCITRHVVESFRSCDGLLLECNHDPYLLSSGPYPPSLKRRVAGSYGHLSNEQAAELLSLVDRQRLQHLVIAHISEQNNLTEKVLEQLLPYIDEARLTFANQEQGFDWIRVTAS